In Haematobia irritans isolate KBUSLIRL chromosome 1, ASM5000362v1, whole genome shotgun sequence, a genomic segment contains:
- the Dop1R2 gene encoding dopamine receptor 2 isoform X1, with product MIMNNAIGHFGNVTSSNLASASSVNRTLPYWEYAALLQPLAASIPRAFGSMEQASAQNEESPHQNLSPQQYPQSAAAAAAVPHSPAITRNDNHNSTAPVTPPTQFYSSFNISDDLFYYFNGFLERGDAIAGPISSTAPTNPAIDTYTTTPADTFNSTSIPQDPDLSEFLSSLPNDRVSLLSFLFLFSFATVFGNSLVILAVIRERYLHTATNYFITSLAVADCLVGLVVMPFSALYEVLENTWFFGTDWCDIWRSLDVLFSTASILNLCVISLDRYWAITDPFSYPMRMTVKRAAALICAVWVCSSAISFPAIVWWRAARDGEMPAYKCTFTEHLGYLVFSSTISFYLPLLVMVFTYCRIYRAAVIQTRSLKIGTKQVLMASGELQLTLRIHRGGTTREPSTSSHHQALHGSLGGGPSGGSQHHPHAHHHHRTSHHNHSNAGTTTSTPEEPDDEPLSALHNNGLARHRHMGGKNFSWSRKLAKFAKEKKAAKTLGIVMGVFIVCWLPFFVVNLLSGFCMECIEHEEIVSAVVTWLGWINSCMNPVIYACWSRDFRRAFVRILCVCCPRKIRRKYQPTMRSKSQRFATRRCYSTCSLHGIQHVRHNSCEQTYI from the exons ATGATAATGAATAATGCAATCGGCCACTTTGGAAACGTTACGTCATCAAACCTTGCCAGCGCCAGCTCAGTCAATAGAACCCTACCATATTGGGAATATGCCGCCCTCCTACAGCCATTGGCCGCTTCCATACCGAGAGCGTTTGGCAGCATGGAACAGGCGTCTGCTCAAAATGAGGAATCGCCACACCAGAATCTCTCGCCTCAACAATATCCCCAATCAGCAGCAGCTGCAGCAGCAGTTCCACACTCTCCCGCCATTACACGAAACGACAATCACAATAGCACAGCGCCAGTTACACCTCCGACTCAATTCTATTCGAGCTTCAATATCTCCGATGACCTGTTCTACTATTTCAATGGCTTCCTGGAGCGCGGAGATGCCATTGCGGGACCCATATCAAGCACTGCACCTACTAACCCAGCCATCGATACATACACTACAACCCCTGCGGATACATTCAATAGCACCAGCATACCTCAAGATCCCGATCTGTCCGAGTTCCTCAGCTCTCTGCCCAATGACCGGGTCAGTCTATTGTCGTTCCTGTTCCTCTTCTCATTTGCCACAGTGTTCGGTAACTCGTTGGTCATCTTGGCCGTCATAAGAGAGCGATATTTGCATACGGCCACAAATTATTTCATAACCAGTCTTGCTGTGGCCGATTGTCTAGTCGGTTTGGTTGTGATGCCCTTCTCCGCCCTATATGAGGTACTGGAGAATACGTGGTTTTTTGGAACGGACTGGTGTGATATCTGGAGATCCCTAGATGTGCTCTTCAGCACGGCTTCCATACTGAATCTTTGTGTCATATCACTGGACCGCTATTGGGCCATAACAGATCCCTTTTCATATCCCATGCGTATGACTGTGAAACGGGCGGCCGCATTGATTTGTGCGGTGTGGGTGTGTTCGAGTGCCATTAGTTTTCCCGCCATAGTGTGGTGGCGGGCAGCCCGTGATGGTGAGATGCCAGCCTACAAGTGTACCTTTACGGAACACTTGGGCTATCTGGTGTTCTCTTCGACAATATCATTTTACCTGCCGCTCCTCGTGATGGTATTCACCTATTGCCGTATTTATCGAGCGGCAGTGATACAGACGCGTTCACTGAAGATCGGCACCAAACAGGTGCTCATGGCCTCCGGTGAATTGCAGCTGACATTGCGTATACATCGTGGGGGTACCACACGAGAACCCTCGACCAGCTCTCACCATCAGGCGCTGCACGGCTCATTGGGCGGTGGGCCGAGTGGAGGGTCGCAACATCATCCGCATGCCCATCATCACCATCGGACCTCACACCACAATCACAGCAATGCGGGTACCACCACCTCTACGCCCGAGGAACCAGATGATGAACCCCTATCGGCTTTGCACAACAATGGTCTGGCTCGTCACCGCCATATGGGTGGCAAGAATTTTTCATGGTCTCGCAAATTGGCCAAATTCGCCAAGGAAAAGAAAGCTGCCAAGACTTTGGGTATTGTAATGGGCGTCTTCATTGTCTGCTGGTTACCATTTTTCGTTGTAAATCTTCTGTCGGGCTTCTGCATGGAATGCATAGAGCATGAGGAAATTGTCTCAGCAGTGGTCACTTGGTTGGGCTGGATTAACTCGTGCATGAACCCTGTAATTTATGCTTGCTGGAGTAGAGACTTTAGAAG GGCTTTTGTGCGGATTCTCTGTGTTTGCTGTCCGCGGAAGATACGACGGAAATACCAGCCGACAATGCGTTCAAAGTCACAG AGATTTGCAACCAGACGATGTTACTCCACATGTTCTCTACATGGCATCCAACATGTACGTCACAATTCATGTGAGCAGACCTATATCTAA
- the Dop1R2 gene encoding dopamine receptor 2 isoform X2, with amino-acid sequence MIMNNAIGHFGNVTSSNLASASSVNRTLPYWEYAALLQPLAASIPRAFGSMEQASAQNEESPHQNLSPQQYPQSAAAAAAVPHSPAITRNDNHNSTAPVTPPTQFYSSFNISDDLFYYFNGFLERGDAIAGPISSTAPTNPAIDTYTTTPADTFNSTSIPQDPDLSEFLSSLPNDRVSLLSFLFLFSFATVFGNSLVILAVIRERYLHTATNYFITSLAVADCLVGLVVMPFSALYEVLENTWFFGTDWCDIWRSLDVLFSTASILNLCVISLDRYWAITDPFSYPMRMTVKRAAALICAVWVCSSAISFPAIVWWRAARDGEMPAYKCTFTEHLGYLVFSSTISFYLPLLVMVFTYCRIYRAAVIQTRSLKIGTKQVLMASGELQLTLRIHRGGTTREPSTSSHHQALHGSLGGGPSGGSQHHPHAHHHHRTSHHNHSNAGTTTSTPEEPDDEPLSALHNNGLARHRHMGGKNFSWSRKLAKFAKEKKAAKTLGIVMGVFIVCWLPFFVVNLLSGFCMECIEHEEIVSAVVTWLGWINSCMNPVIYACWSRDFRRAFVRILCVCCPRKIRRKYQPTMRSKSQCHVAAAMVAASTSFGYSSVNQFDANRSIM; translated from the exons ATGATAATGAATAATGCAATCGGCCACTTTGGAAACGTTACGTCATCAAACCTTGCCAGCGCCAGCTCAGTCAATAGAACCCTACCATATTGGGAATATGCCGCCCTCCTACAGCCATTGGCCGCTTCCATACCGAGAGCGTTTGGCAGCATGGAACAGGCGTCTGCTCAAAATGAGGAATCGCCACACCAGAATCTCTCGCCTCAACAATATCCCCAATCAGCAGCAGCTGCAGCAGCAGTTCCACACTCTCCCGCCATTACACGAAACGACAATCACAATAGCACAGCGCCAGTTACACCTCCGACTCAATTCTATTCGAGCTTCAATATCTCCGATGACCTGTTCTACTATTTCAATGGCTTCCTGGAGCGCGGAGATGCCATTGCGGGACCCATATCAAGCACTGCACCTACTAACCCAGCCATCGATACATACACTACAACCCCTGCGGATACATTCAATAGCACCAGCATACCTCAAGATCCCGATCTGTCCGAGTTCCTCAGCTCTCTGCCCAATGACCGGGTCAGTCTATTGTCGTTCCTGTTCCTCTTCTCATTTGCCACAGTGTTCGGTAACTCGTTGGTCATCTTGGCCGTCATAAGAGAGCGATATTTGCATACGGCCACAAATTATTTCATAACCAGTCTTGCTGTGGCCGATTGTCTAGTCGGTTTGGTTGTGATGCCCTTCTCCGCCCTATATGAGGTACTGGAGAATACGTGGTTTTTTGGAACGGACTGGTGTGATATCTGGAGATCCCTAGATGTGCTCTTCAGCACGGCTTCCATACTGAATCTTTGTGTCATATCACTGGACCGCTATTGGGCCATAACAGATCCCTTTTCATATCCCATGCGTATGACTGTGAAACGGGCGGCCGCATTGATTTGTGCGGTGTGGGTGTGTTCGAGTGCCATTAGTTTTCCCGCCATAGTGTGGTGGCGGGCAGCCCGTGATGGTGAGATGCCAGCCTACAAGTGTACCTTTACGGAACACTTGGGCTATCTGGTGTTCTCTTCGACAATATCATTTTACCTGCCGCTCCTCGTGATGGTATTCACCTATTGCCGTATTTATCGAGCGGCAGTGATACAGACGCGTTCACTGAAGATCGGCACCAAACAGGTGCTCATGGCCTCCGGTGAATTGCAGCTGACATTGCGTATACATCGTGGGGGTACCACACGAGAACCCTCGACCAGCTCTCACCATCAGGCGCTGCACGGCTCATTGGGCGGTGGGCCGAGTGGAGGGTCGCAACATCATCCGCATGCCCATCATCACCATCGGACCTCACACCACAATCACAGCAATGCGGGTACCACCACCTCTACGCCCGAGGAACCAGATGATGAACCCCTATCGGCTTTGCACAACAATGGTCTGGCTCGTCACCGCCATATGGGTGGCAAGAATTTTTCATGGTCTCGCAAATTGGCCAAATTCGCCAAGGAAAAGAAAGCTGCCAAGACTTTGGGTATTGTAATGGGCGTCTTCATTGTCTGCTGGTTACCATTTTTCGTTGTAAATCTTCTGTCGGGCTTCTGCATGGAATGCATAGAGCATGAGGAAATTGTCTCAGCAGTGGTCACTTGGTTGGGCTGGATTAACTCGTGCATGAACCCTGTAATTTATGCTTGCTGGAGTAGAGACTTTAGAAG GGCTTTTGTGCGGATTCTCTGTGTTTGCTGTCCGCGGAAGATACGACGGAAATACCAGCCGACAATGCGTTCAAAGTCACAG